A window from Cryptomeria japonica chromosome 1, Sugi_1.0, whole genome shotgun sequence encodes these proteins:
- the LOC131046095 gene encoding 28 kDa ribonucleoprotein, chloroplastic, producing MASSITACKSLSVVDGRLADHSHRHVYALKSAPSAVSFSSSPSVFYASRVSKTSLQWASSKSSLLWASPIRQGGLKKVAVMVNASEDVEEIVEEVEEETSSGFNESFGGNQFSDPPEEAKLYVGNLPFDVNAQMLGELFEEAGQVLDVNLITDRETGNSRGFGFVTMSTAEEVEIGIEKFNQYSFEGRLLTVRKASPRGTRVERPELGSSNKVYVGNLPWQTDDNSLLQLFSEHGKVLEARVVYDRDTGRSRGFGFVTYASQNEVNDAISALDGADMDGRPLRVSVAENRPRRF from the exons ATGGCGTCGTCTATCACAGCCTGTAAGTCCTTATCCGTCGTAGACGGTCGCCTTGCAGACCATTCGCACCGTCATGTATATGCCTTAAAGAGTGCTCCTTCGGCCGTCAGTTTTTCAAGCTCTCCCTCAGTTTTCTACGCCTCGAGGGTATCAAAGACGAGCCTCCAATGGGCGTCGTCGAAATCGTCCCTGTTGTGGGCCTCGCCCATACGTCAAGGGGGCTTAAAGAAAGTTGCTGTAATGGTGAACGCGTCAGAAGATGTGGAAGAAATAGTGGAGGAAGTAGAAGAAGAGACATCAAGTGGGTTTAACGAaagctttggaggaaatcaatttaGTGACCCTCCAGAAGAGGCAAAGCTGTATGTCGGCAATCTGCCATTTGATGTTAATGCTCAGATGCTTGGTGAGCTGTTTGAGGAGGCTGGACAAGTCCTGGATGTCAAT CTCATCACAGACAGAGAGACCGGAAATTCACGAGGATTTGGTTTTGTGACAATGTCCACTGCCGAAGAAGTAGAGATAGGCATTGAAAAGTTCAATCAATAT AGTTTTGAGGGCAGGCTTTTGACAGTGAGGAAGGCTTCACCTAGGGGAACTAGAGTTGAAAGACCTGAACTTGGTTCTTCCAATAAAGTTTATGTTGGTAATTTGCCATGGCAAACTGATGACAATTCACTGCTGCAATTATTCAGTGAACATGGAAAAGTTTTGGAGGCAAGAGTTGTATATGATAGGGATACTGGACGGTCACGAGGCTTTGGATTTGTGACATACGCATCACAGAATGAAGTGAATGATGCCATTAGTGCCCTTGATGGAGCT GACATGGATGGTAGGCCCTTGAGAGTGAGTGTAGCTGAGAATAGGCCTCGGCGGTTTTGA